The sequence ATCCCGGCCGATACCAACACCAATACTGTGCTGATACAGGAGCTGAACCAGCGCCAGTTGTTTACCGCTTTTATTATCGATAAGCTATACCCCCAATTTAAGAACTACCGCAACGATGATGATTTTGTAGCCCGCTACAATGTTAGCGACGCGGTGTTTGATACTTTTATCCAGTATGCCTCGGGTACGCTTAAGCAGATGGATTCGCCGGAGATCAAACGGTCGAAAAACAACATCAAGAAATTATTGAAAGCTTATATGGCCCGCTTTGAATGGGGCGATACGGCTTACTACCGGGTGGTTAATGCTGATGACCCGGCGCTGGTTAAGGCGATTGAAGTGGTGAAGTAAACACCCCCTTCTCCCGGCTATCGTGTGGACGACAAATTGGTTTGGATAAAATATAAATAATCCGAAGGGAAAATACTGATAATAAACACTACAAATGGTGGCACAAGTTTGACAGTGCCCTCAAAAAACAGGCGATTTTAAAAAAGTGGTGAGAAAGTGAAATTCTGAACAAACGCATATATTAAATTATAAATCAACAAGTTGCGTGTTCATTTTTTGTTCAAAAAACAAGGATTTTTGTTCATTATTTCTTTTCGCCTGAATATAATAGATAAGCCTTTCCCGATACATATGGGTTTGGAATTTAAAAGATGGGGCGGTAGACAGACCCGAAGGGCGGAAGAAACATTTTTAAGTCCTCTCCTTCGGGGGGGGGGTAATAGCCCATCATTAGGCAGATAAACAGGCCGCTCTTGCGGAGCCAAATTTTAAACTTAACCTATTTCTACCAACAGGCCATCCCCTACGGGCAATGTCATTAAGTTAAGCTTTTAAGCCCCACCTAAACGGCGAAGCCCTCATGAAATAATCCTCCCCAAAGGGGACGACTTTAATAATTTTACGCTTGTGCAGCCTAAGTCTCCCCTACCGGGGGGAGATTTAGAGGGGGCTTTATTCGGCTGGAGCGATATGTTGGTAGAAAAAGACAGTAAGTAAGGCAGAACCCCATCGGGGTGATCTGTAAAATGCCTATTTATCCGGCTTTGCCTAATCATGGGCTATTACTCTTCGGAGAGGATCCGATAGCTATCGGATTAGGAGAGGTAACCACCACATCATCCCCCATTGCATACCCTGTACAAGTCAGCACCCAGCCATCGGCCAGGTCGGCATCCGTTAGTACTTCATTAGCAGTCATGCGCACCTCACCGCTTTTACACTTCACCGCGCAGGATGAACAGATACCCGCACGACAGCTGTAGGGCAGTGGAATATTATTTTGCAACGCCGCCTGCAGGATGGACTGATTTTCGCCGGTAATGATATCGTAAGTTTCATCGCCCAGTTCAATACGCACCTTATGCGGAGCGAATGTGGCTTTTGGGGTTACCACGGCAACCGTATCCAGCACAAAATTCTCCTTACGAATATGCGCGTCGGGTATACCCATAAATTTTAGGGTCAGGCGCACCATCCGCATATAATCAAACGGGCCGCAGAGATAGAATAGCGCCCGCTGCACACCGAAGCGCAAGTTTTCATTTACCAGGCGCTCGGCTATCACATTGTTTAATCGGCGGCCGTCATCACTTAGCAGGTATATGATATTTAACCTTTCGGGATGTTGCTGCATCAAGGCATCCAACTCCGTTTTAAACAGAATGGATCTGTTATTACGGTTGCTGTAGATAAGGTGCAACTTGCTTGCCCCATCACGGTTAAGCAAATACTTCAGTTGCGACAGGATGGGTGTAACGCCACTGCCGGCAGCGAAAAAGAAGATATCTCTTTCTCCCGGATAGTCGCCTAATGTAAACCGTCCCGCAGGTTCGGCAGCATGCCATACATCGCCAACTTTGGCGTGCCCAAGCAGAAACCGGGACAGTTCGCCATTAGCGACGCGTTTAACGGTAATAGCTAACAGGTCTTCATCAGGTGATGAACTGATGGAGTACGATCGGCGCAGTTCTTTCTCATGATGATCGAACACCAAAGTAATGAACTGCCCGGCCCGGTAATTTACCTTACGGCCCGACAGTTCACTCAAAAAATAAGTTGCTATATCCGCAGCCTCCCACCTGATGGCTTCGACCCTTAACTGAAGCATGCTAATCAGGCCCGCAAAACTATTTTACCAAATTGCGATGAGTTGCCCATCTTATCAATGGCCTTTTTGGCATCAGCCAGCGGGAATACTTCATCTATCACAGGTACTATTTCATGCGCTGCTACAAAATCAGTCATGGCGTTAAAATCTTCTTGTGTACCCATGGTGGTACCTATCAGTTGCAGCTGCTTCCAGTAGATCTTGCGACCGTTTACCGGCGGCGTATCGCCCATGGTAGCGCCAAAGGTAACTATGCGCGCGCCTGGGTTGCATAAATCCAGGATGGGACCAAAACCTTCGCCCAGCACACTATCTATCACCACATCAAACCCACCGGCCAGTTGTTTTAGCTGAGCTGCCCAGTCCTGCGCCTTATAGTTTACGCCTGCTGCCGCGCCTAAGGCACGTGCCTGTTCTATTTTTTCGCCCGTGCCCGATGTTACAAACACCTGGCAACCGGCCGCAACGGCATATTGCAGCACAAAGGTACCTGTACCGCTGCCCACGCCTACAATTAATACTTTATCACCCTTTCTTGCACGGCCTTTGGTAAACAAGGCCCTGAATGCGGTTAAACCCGCCAGCGGTAATGCCGCGGCCTGCTCCCAGTTTAAATGTGCCGGTTTAGGGCGCAGGTATTGCGCCTCAGTTTTCACAAACTCGGCAAAAGTGCCGTCATCAGGCAGGCCTAATATTTTAAAATCCTTGCCCTGGTATTCGGGCGAATCGCCCCAGTTGTTTGATGGGTTGATAATCACCTCCTGCCCTATCCAGTGCCTGTCGTCATCGCTGCCCACCTCGGTCACAATGCCCGAACCATCCGAACCAAGAATAGTCGGGTATTTAATACCCGCGTATTTGTTGATGGTGATCCAGTAATCGCGGCGGTTAAGCGCGGCGGCTTTTATTTGCACCAGTACCTCGCCGGCTTGCAGGGTGGGTTTGGGTATGTCTTTGCATACTACGGGGTTTTCTTTCGATTCGAGAACTATTGCTTTCATGGGGATAGTTGATTAGTGATTTGTTAATTAGTGATTAGTACCAGCACCGCCGTTGTATATAAACCCGATAGGAGCGGAAAGCCCGTAAACGAAGCTTAGCGAAGTGCGGACTTGTAGCGGATAGCGGGGCTGGCGGTACCTAAGTGACACTGAACGTTCATTTTCAAAAACGAATTGTCATTACGAGCGATAGCGCGGACAACCGACCAACGGGAGCTCATTAATGCCTTTAAAAACAATTAAACTCCATTAATAATCTCGTAGTGTGCTTAACTTACGACGAGATTGCCGCGTCGCCCCACTTCACACAGCCTACGCAGCTCCTCGCAATGACAAATTTGCTAACAAACAAAAAACGGCCCCGAAAACCGGGACCGTTCCTATTTTATCGGCCTTGCTTATTTAGCTTTAGCATACAGCTCGGCTACGTGGTTCCAGTTAATTACGTTCCAGATAGCGGCCAGGTAGTCCGGGCGGCGGTTCTGGTATTTCAGGTAATAAGCGTGTTCCCAAACGTCGATACCTAAAATGGGGGTACCTTTGGTTACTTCAGGCAGGTCCATTAATGGGTTGTCCTGGTTAGGGGTTGATGTTACGGCCAGTTTTTTATCGGCAGTAACAATTAACCATGCCCAGCCCGAACCAAAGCGGGTAGCACCAGCTTCAGACAATTTGGTTTTCAACTCGCCGAACGAACCAAAAGTGCTTTTAATCGCTTCGGCCAGTTCGCCTGTAGGCTCGCCGCCGCCGCTTGGCGATAACAGCGTCCAAAACAGCGAGTGGTTGTAGTGGCCACCACCGTTGTTGCGCACAGCAGGTGGGTATTTAGAAATGTTTTTTACGATATCTTCAATTTTAGCGGTAGCCTCTGGCTTGCCTTCCAAGGCTTTGTTAAGGTTGGTAACATAAGCCTGGTGGTGTTTGCCATGGTGAATTTCCATGGTCATTTTATCAATGTGTGGTTCCAGGGCGTCGGTAGCGTAAGGTAACGCCGGTAATTCAAATGCCATAACGGTTATTTTTTAAGGTTAGAAATCAATGTATCGCTGCAAATATAAGCGATGAACATTGGTTTTGTTCTAAATAAAAATTAGAATTTGACGCGAGGGTGAGAATGTGCAAATATGCAGATGTGCGTATGTGCAGATGAATTAATAATATGTTGATGATTATTTAACCACAGAGTTCACAGAGGTAGAAACACAGAGGGCACAGAGCTTTTAAATCGGTGAAATCAATTCTAAAATCTGTGAAATCCCAACAATCAAATCATTTGCACATACGCACATCTGCATATTTACACATTCATTCCCCCTTCAGGGGGTTAGGGGGTCTTTAATTCATCATAAGCCGCGCCAAGGCTGGTTTTAATGCCCTGTCCCTGCCAATCGTCCACACCGGGGATGGCCGTGATCGTCAATACTTCTTCTTTGGTTTTGCCGGCTTTTATCTGGGCGCTTACTAAGTCAATCAGCCTGTCCATATAGTTTTGCATAGCTTTCAGATCGTCCATGGTGCCGGTTACCTTTTGCGGGTCGAATGCATGGCCGAACACAAACAGCGTGTCTTTGCTGAACTGCTTTTGCGCTTTGCCCAGCACAACCGACCAGTTGCGTACCGATGCGCCATGCGCCGGATCTATCACCGGGTAGCGGCGGTTAAACACCAAATCGCCGGTGTGGACGATATTGGCGTTCTCGAAATGGATCATGGCATCGCCGTTGGTATGGCCAGGGCCCCAGTAGTGCGTGCGGATACTTTCATCGCCAACTTTGGCTTTCCAGTTATCGGTAAAGGTGATATCGGGATATAGCTGTTTATCATCATTATTAGCTTTTTGGGCGGCGTCCTTTTGGTTGGCAAGCGAGTTGGCGTGCGCTACCACATTCTTCGCGATACCTTTAAATGAAATATTACCGGCGGTATGATCGCCGTGGTGATGGGTATTGATGAGGTATTGAAAAGGTTTATCCGATTGTTTTTGCAATTCGGCAATTACGTGCGTTGCCGGTGCCGGAAACTCAGCATCAACCACAACAATACCGTCTTTATTAGATAACCAGGCGATGGTGCCGCCCTGCTCTGTAAATATGCCCATGTTGTTGCGCAGCGGCTTAAACTGGTAGGTTTGCTGCTGCATTAAAGCGGCGAAGCTGCTGTTTTTAAAAAGCGCCAGCGCGCCTGCTGATAATAACCCGGTGTTGATGAATTGACGGCGATGCATGTGGTTTGATGTTTAGTTTTAAACTATAACGAATTTAGGGATAAAAGCGTTGCTTTGCATCCAAAGCGGGGAAATCGCTTTTAGAATTTTGAAGCAGAGAGTTTTTGGCTAAAGCCGCACTTAGTTCACCAAAACCGTTGGCTAAAGCCAACGGCAATGAAAAACGCTTATCGTTAACATCAAAACTTCATTGCCGTCCCATTTATGGGACGGATCAAGTGATAGAAAAGGTTGGCTTTAGCCCAAAAAGCACGTAGGTTAACAGCGTTGCTTTGCCGCTATAGCCTATATTTTACAAATGCGGCAGATTTATGCTAATTTGCCATCTGCATCCACCAAATTATACCTGCCATGAGAATTTTACGATGTGCTTTAGCTTTAGTGTTTATCTGTTCGTTGGGCTTTGCACCAGCGGTCGATGCTCAGCCGGTTAAGGCCCGGCAAAAGCCCAGGATCGTCAACATCGTAAACTTTATTCGCCTGCTGGAGCCGCGCGAAGCGGCCATTACCCAGGATGTGCTGTACCAAACCGTAGTGAAGCAGGTAGAGATCATGAACAAGTATCACCTTAAAGGCACCTTCCTTTTACAGTACGATGCCCTGATGGACGCGCGTTATCAAAAGTTGTTAAAAAGCCTGCCGCGCGATACTTACGAGATAGGTGCCTGGTGGGAGATCCCGCAGCCGATGGTAGAAAAAGCCGGGTTGAAATGGCGTGGCCGCTACCCCTGGGACTGGTATGCCAACGTAGGCTTCTCAACCGGGTATACGCCCGAAGAGAGGGAAAAGCTGGCCGATGTATACATGAGCGATTTTAAAAAGATCTTCGGCTATTATCCTAAAACGGCCGCATCGTGGTTCATTGATGAGCATACGCTGAACTATCTCTATCAGAAATACCATATCGTAGCATCGGCCAATTGCAAGGACCAATACGGCACCGATGGCTATACCCTTTGGGGTGGTTATTGGAACCAGGCTTATTATCCCAGCAAGGTAAACTCGTATATGCCCGCGCAAAATGCCGCCAACCAGATCCCTGTTCCTATCTTCCGCATGCTGGGCAGCGACCCGGTGCGCCAGTATGATGCCGGTTTGGGTACCAGCTGGCAAAGCGTGATCACCCTGGAACCTGTTTATAAAAAGGCAGGCGGTAGTGCAGAGTGGGTAGATTGGTTCTTTAAGCAATTTGTAACGGGCGAGCCGATGGAGTTTGCTTATACACAAGCCGGGCAGGAAAACTCGTTCACCTGGGATGCCATGGCTAAGGGTTTTGAGATACAAATGCCGCTGATAGCCAAACTGCGCGACGAGCGTAAGATACAGGTGGAAACCATGCAGGAATCGGGCATGTGGTTTAAACAGCATTACAAAACCACACCGGCCACATCGGTTACCGTCAGCGAAGATATGCCCGGCAGCGACC comes from Mucilaginibacter mali and encodes:
- a CDS encoding ferredoxin--NADP reductase, with protein sequence MLQLRVEAIRWEAADIATYFLSELSGRKVNYRAGQFITLVFDHHEKELRRSYSISSSPDEDLLAITVKRVANGELSRFLLGHAKVGDVWHAAEPAGRFTLGDYPGERDIFFFAAGSGVTPILSQLKYLLNRDGASKLHLIYSNRNNRSILFKTELDALMQQHPERLNIIYLLSDDGRRLNNVIAERLVNENLRFGVQRALFYLCGPFDYMRMVRLTLKFMGIPDAHIRKENFVLDTVAVVTPKATFAPHKVRIELGDETYDIITGENQSILQAALQNNIPLPYSCRAGICSSCAVKCKSGEVRMTANEVLTDADLADGWVLTCTGYAMGDDVVVTSPNPIAIGSSPKSNSP
- a CDS encoding MBL fold metallo-hydrolase translates to MHRRQFINTGLLSAGALALFKNSSFAALMQQQTYQFKPLRNNMGIFTEQGGTIAWLSNKDGIVVVDAEFPAPATHVIAELQKQSDKPFQYLINTHHHGDHTAGNISFKGIAKNVVAHANSLANQKDAAQKANNDDKQLYPDITFTDNWKAKVGDESIRTHYWGPGHTNGDAMIHFENANIVHTGDLVFNRRYPVIDPAHGASVRNWSVVLGKAQKQFSKDTLFVFGHAFDPQKVTGTMDDLKAMQNYMDRLIDLVSAQIKAGKTKEEVLTITAIPGVDDWQGQGIKTSLGAAYDELKTP
- a CDS encoding superoxide dismutase: MAFELPALPYATDALEPHIDKMTMEIHHGKHHQAYVTNLNKALEGKPEATAKIEDIVKNISKYPPAVRNNGGGHYNHSLFWTLLSPSGGGEPTGELAEAIKSTFGSFGELKTKLSEAGATRFGSGWAWLIVTADKKLAVTSTPNQDNPLMDLPEVTKGTPILGIDVWEHAYYLKYQNRRPDYLAAIWNVINWNHVAELYAKAK
- a CDS encoding zinc-binding dehydrogenase; this translates as MKAIVLESKENPVVCKDIPKPTLQAGEVLVQIKAAALNRRDYWITINKYAGIKYPTILGSDGSGIVTEVGSDDDRHWIGQEVIINPSNNWGDSPEYQGKDFKILGLPDDGTFAEFVKTEAQYLRPKPAHLNWEQAAALPLAGLTAFRALFTKGRARKGDKVLIVGVGSGTGTFVLQYAVAAGCQVFVTSGTGEKIEQARALGAAAGVNYKAQDWAAQLKQLAGGFDVVIDSVLGEGFGPILDLCNPGARIVTFGATMGDTPPVNGRKIYWKQLQLIGTTMGTQEDFNAMTDFVAAHEIVPVIDEVFPLADAKKAIDKMGNSSQFGKIVLRA